A part of Fimbriiglobus ruber genomic DNA contains:
- a CDS encoding DUF1559 domain-containing protein has translation MTATVFKSRPRSAFTLIELLVVIAIIAILIGLLLPAVQKVREAAARSTCSNNLKQLGLAVMNYESSYGKLPGAGEGTSGTGTGFANLQTYTGSPLTPGVAPPAGFYFHSLWYYLLPYIEQNNIYQQIDPNQFYNANSAAVATHAGAFKNVIKTFICPSYPYEAKDSQGYGYVHYGATVYTDISQTTGLRDKVNARVRGALDNIQNPISSITDGTSNTIMIGEDAARRENYVTNPAYTDPAVSAGVANDGSFGTRRFWRWGEQDSGFGVSGDPLLNTSSTSFKIINNNNTSPGTDGPTTCNWLTTNNCGTNDELFSFHTGGAMVVFCDGHVAFLRDSMQPTAVAALVSRAGGETTPDY, from the coding sequence ATGACTGCTACTGTTTTTAAGTCGCGACCGCGGTCGGCCTTTACCCTGATCGAATTGTTGGTGGTGATCGCGATCATCGCGATCCTCATCGGCCTGCTCCTGCCGGCCGTCCAGAAAGTCCGCGAGGCGGCCGCCCGGTCGACCTGCTCGAATAACCTCAAGCAGCTCGGGCTCGCGGTGATGAACTACGAGAGTTCGTACGGCAAGCTGCCGGGTGCCGGGGAGGGGACGTCCGGGACAGGGACCGGGTTCGCGAACCTGCAGACCTACACCGGTTCCCCCCTCACGCCCGGGGTCGCCCCGCCGGCCGGGTTTTACTTCCACTCCCTCTGGTACTACCTGCTCCCGTACATCGAACAGAACAACATTTACCAACAGATCGACCCCAACCAGTTCTATAACGCCAACTCGGCCGCCGTCGCGACCCACGCCGGGGCGTTCAAGAACGTGATCAAGACGTTCATCTGCCCCAGCTACCCGTACGAGGCGAAGGACTCGCAAGGGTACGGGTACGTTCACTACGGGGCGACGGTTTATACCGACATCAGCCAGACGACGGGGCTGCGCGACAAGGTGAACGCCCGGGTCCGCGGGGCGCTCGACAACATCCAGAACCCGATCAGCTCGATCACGGACGGGACGTCGAACACGATCATGATCGGCGAGGACGCCGCCCGCCGCGAGAATTACGTCACCAACCCGGCGTACACCGACCCGGCGGTCTCGGCCGGCGTGGCGAACGACGGTTCGTTTGGGACCCGGCGGTTCTGGCGGTGGGGCGAACAGGACAGCGGGTTCGGGGTGTCGGGCGACCCGCTCCTGAACACCAGTAGCACGTCGTTCAAGATCATCAACAACAACAATACCAGTCCGGGCACCGACGGGCCGACAACCTGCAACTGGCTGACGACGAACAACTGCGGGACCAACGACGAACTGTTCAGCTTTCACACCGGCGGGGCGATGGTCGTGTTCTGCGACGGGCACGTGGCCTTCCTCCGGGACAGCATGCAGCCGACGGCCGTCGCGGCCCTGGTCTCGCGCGCGGGCGGGGAAACGACCCCCGACTATTGA